A stretch of Alphaproteobacteria bacterium DNA encodes these proteins:
- the accC gene encoding acetyl-CoA carboxylase biotin carboxylase subunit, with translation MIEKVLIANRGEIALRIHRACKEMGLATVAVHSTADANAMHVRLADESVCIGPPRAAQSYLNIPAILSAATITGADAIHPGYGFLSENARFAEMVEEHGFVFIGPSPDHIRLMGDKIEAKATMRKLGVPVVPGSDGPVETVDAALKTAGNIGYPVLVKAASGGGGKGMKVVRAPGEMAEAFTLCRREAKANFGDDSVYMEKYLERPRHIEIQVFADNHGAVIHLGERDCSLQRKHQKVLEEAPSPALNAEARKKIGARVVEALQQLGYRSAGTIEFLYEDGAFYFIEMNTRIQVEHPITEMVTGLDLVREQIRVATGAPLGFSQDDIVISGHAIECRINAENPYTFAPSPGRVAEYHPPGGLGVRVDSALYSGYSIPPYYDSLVGKLIVHGTSRNECLMRLRRALGEYVIEGIETTIPLHQRLMAEQDFINGEYNIHWLEHYLAGLG, from the coding sequence ATGATCGAGAAGGTGCTCATAGCCAATCGCGGCGAGATCGCGCTGCGGATCCATCGCGCCTGCAAGGAGATGGGTCTGGCGACCGTGGCGGTGCATTCGACCGCCGACGCCAACGCGATGCACGTGCGGCTCGCCGACGAAAGCGTGTGCATCGGCCCGCCGCGGGCGGCGCAGAGCTACCTCAACATTCCGGCGATCCTGTCGGCGGCGACGATCACCGGCGCCGACGCCATCCACCCGGGCTATGGCTTCCTGTCGGAGAACGCGCGCTTCGCCGAGATGGTGGAGGAGCACGGCTTCGTCTTCATCGGCCCGTCGCCGGACCACATCCGGCTGATGGGCGACAAGATCGAGGCGAAGGCGACGATGCGCAAGCTCGGCGTGCCGGTGGTGCCGGGTTCGGACGGCCCGGTCGAAACCGTGGACGCCGCGCTGAAGACGGCCGGCAACATCGGCTATCCGGTGCTGGTCAAGGCGGCATCGGGCGGCGGCGGCAAGGGCATGAAGGTGGTGCGCGCGCCCGGCGAGATGGCCGAGGCGTTCACGCTGTGCCGGCGCGAGGCCAAGGCCAATTTCGGCGACGATTCCGTCTACATGGAAAAGTACCTGGAACGGCCGCGCCACATCGAGATCCAGGTGTTCGCCGACAACCACGGCGCGGTCATCCATCTCGGCGAGCGCGACTGCTCGCTGCAGCGCAAGCACCAGAAGGTGCTGGAGGAGGCGCCGTCGCCGGCACTGAACGCCGAGGCGCGCAAGAAGATCGGCGCGCGGGTGGTGGAGGCGCTGCAGCAGCTCGGCTATCGCAGCGCCGGCACCATCGAGTTCCTCTACGAGGACGGGGCCTTCTACTTCATCGAGATGAACACGCGCATTCAGGTGGAGCATCCGATCACCGAGATGGTGACCGGGCTCGACCTGGTGCGCGAGCAGATCCGGGTCGCCACCGGCGCCCCGCTCGGCTTCTCGCAGGACGACATCGTCATCTCCGGCCACGCCATCGAGTGCCGGATCAATGCCGAGAACCCCTATACCTTCGCGCCCTCGCCCGGCCGGGTGGCGGAATACCACCCGCCCGGCGGCCTGGGCGTCCGGGTCGATTCCGCTCTCTACTCCGGCTACAGCATTCCGCCCTACTACGACAGCCTGGTCGGCAAGCTGATCGTCCACGGTACCAGCCGCAACGAGTGCCTGATGCGGCTGCGCCGCGCGCTGGGCGAATATGTGATCGAGGGGATCGAGACGACGATCCCGCTGCATCAGCGGCTGATGGCCGAGCAGGACTTCATCAACGGCGAATACAACATCCACTGGCTGGAGCACTACCTGGCCGGGCTGGGTTGA
- the accB gene encoding acetyl-CoA carboxylase biotin carboxyl carrier protein, protein MAKFDVDADLVRKLATLLQESDLSEIEYSQGEQRIRVARGRAVELAPAAAAPVAHAAPAQQAAEPAADASHPGAITAPMVGTAYLTPEPNTPPFVKAGDRVSEGQTLLIIEAMKVMNQIRAPRAGLVTKVLVENGQPVEYGEPLMVLE, encoded by the coding sequence ATGGCCAAGTTCGACGTCGACGCTGACCTGGTCCGCAAGCTGGCGACCCTGCTGCAGGAATCCGATCTCAGCGAGATCGAGTATTCGCAGGGCGAGCAGCGCATCCGGGTCGCGCGCGGCCGCGCGGTCGAGCTGGCGCCCGCGGCGGCGGCGCCCGTTGCACACGCGGCCCCGGCGCAGCAGGCGGCCGAGCCCGCGGCCGACGCGTCGCACCCCGGCGCGATCACCGCGCCGATGGTCGGCACCGCCTATCTGACGCCGGAGCCGAACACGCCGCCCTTTGTGAAGGCGGGCGACCGGGTCAGCGAGGGCCAGACCCTGCTGATCATCGAGGCGATGAAGGTGATGAACCAGATCCGCGCCCCGCGTGCGGGCCTGGTCACCAAGGTGCTGGTGGAGAACGGCCAGCCGGTGGAGTATGGCGAACCGTTGATGGTGCTGGAATAG
- the aroQ gene encoding type II 3-dehydroquinate dehydratase, with protein MSESAPIFVLNGPNLNMLGVRQPEIYGRETLADIEAMCTDHAAKLGLEIDFRQTNLEGILVDWIQEARASADGIVLNAGAYTHTSVALYDALSLAELPVVEVHLSNIHRRESFRHLSYISKVANGVICGFGPQGYLMALDGMATLVARRNA; from the coding sequence GTGTCAGAATCCGCCCCCATCTTCGTTCTCAACGGCCCCAACCTCAACATGCTCGGCGTCCGCCAGCCGGAAATCTACGGCCGCGAGACGCTGGCCGACATCGAGGCGATGTGCACGGACCATGCCGCCAAGCTGGGGCTGGAAATCGACTTCCGCCAGACCAATCTGGAGGGAATTCTGGTCGACTGGATCCAGGAGGCGCGCGCCAGCGCGGACGGCATCGTGCTGAACGCCGGCGCCTATACCCATACGTCGGTCGCGCTCTACGACGCGTTGTCGCTGGCCGAGCTGCCGGTGGTCGAGGTGCACCTGTCGAACATTCACCGGCGCGAGAGCTTCCGCCACCTGTCCTATATCTCCAAGGTCGCCAACGGCGTGATCTGCGGCTTCGGCCCCCAGGGCTATCTGATGGCGCTGGACGGCATGGCGACCCTGGTTGCGCGGAGGAATGCCTGA